The following proteins are co-located in the Nocardia bhagyanarayanae genome:
- a CDS encoding helix-turn-helix domain-containing protein codes for MALPQATTGSTMPRRQLGRHLRDLRNRARMTTRMAAQQLEWSEAKIWRIETGQTSLRSLDVEAMCKIYGAPGDLVGPLTALAKETKARGWWTAYSDVLGEGFEIYIGLEEAARQLSTYENELVPGLLQTEEYARALLSAARPDAPPAEIERRVQFRLARQALVTRGESPVQLEAVISEAVLWRRVGGADVTAGQLEHLRSMCDLPNVRIKTVPPESGYHAGMESGRFVMLEFPEGRMGEAPEPPVVYVEAFTGPVYLDKDNEIDRYRKAFADIKSVAVDARQVLDDARAAIA; via the coding sequence ATGGCTTTACCGCAGGCAACAACCGGATCGACCATGCCGCGTCGGCAACTCGGCCGACACCTGCGCGACCTGCGTAACCGCGCCAGGATGACCACCAGGATGGCCGCGCAGCAGCTGGAGTGGTCGGAGGCCAAGATCTGGCGGATCGAGACCGGCCAGACCTCCCTGCGCAGCCTGGATGTCGAGGCGATGTGCAAGATCTACGGCGCCCCCGGCGATCTCGTCGGCCCGCTCACCGCGCTGGCCAAGGAGACCAAGGCCAGGGGCTGGTGGACCGCCTACAGCGATGTGCTCGGCGAGGGTTTCGAGATCTACATCGGTCTCGAGGAGGCGGCGCGCCAGCTGTCCACCTACGAAAACGAGCTGGTGCCAGGTCTTTTGCAGACCGAGGAGTACGCGAGGGCGCTGCTGAGCGCGGCGCGGCCGGACGCGCCGCCCGCCGAGATCGAGCGCCGCGTCCAGTTTCGCCTGGCCAGGCAGGCTTTGGTGACTCGAGGCGAATCGCCGGTGCAGCTCGAGGCCGTGATCAGCGAGGCGGTGCTGTGGCGGCGCGTCGGTGGCGCAGATGTGACGGCGGGCCAGCTCGAGCATCTGCGGAGCATGTGCGACCTGCCCAACGTACGGATCAAGACCGTGCCGCCGGAGTCCGGGTATCACGCCGGGATGGAGTCGGGCCGGTTCGTGATGCTCGAATTTCCCGAGGGGCGCATGGGCGAGGCGCCCGAGCCGCCGGTGGTCTACGTCGAGGCCTTCACCGGCCCGGTCTACCTGGACAAGGACAACGAAATCGACCGGTACCGGAAGGCTTTCGCCGACATCAAGTCGGTCGCGGTCGACGCGCGCCAGGTGCTCGACGACGCACGCGCGGCGATCGCCTGA
- a CDS encoding MarR family winged helix-turn-helix transcriptional regulator, with product MSKPTTDTARRSVAPTELVGEWRELLDRHAAVSCALEKALQGKHKMGLSEFETLDRLVDAACGKYRMSDLANDIYLSQSALSRAVARLERDGLVERSMCSDDRRAIFVCMTEKGKQAYDEALPTHREILGRTWR from the coding sequence ATGTCGAAGCCGACCACAGACACCGCTCGGCGCAGCGTCGCGCCCACCGAGCTGGTTGGCGAATGGCGCGAACTGCTCGATCGGCACGCCGCCGTCAGCTGTGCCTTGGAGAAAGCCCTGCAGGGCAAGCACAAGATGGGCCTCAGCGAGTTCGAGACGCTGGACCGGCTGGTCGACGCCGCCTGCGGCAAGTACCGAATGAGCGACCTGGCCAACGACATCTATCTCAGCCAGAGCGCGCTCTCGCGCGCGGTGGCGCGCCTGGAACGCGACGGGCTCGTCGAGCGCAGCATGTGCTCCGACGATCGGCGCGCGATCTTCGTCTGCATGACGGAGAAGGGCAAGCAGGCCTACGACGAGGCGCTACCCACCCACCGCGAGATTCTGGGCCGCACCTGGCGGTAA
- a CDS encoding MFS transporter has protein sequence MTSPATLSAAAATATDPTRWSARLWGMLITLCIVLFLDGLDVSMIGVALPSIGAELDLSTSTLQWLVSGYVLGYGGLLLLGGRTADLLGRRKVFLIALAVFALASLAGALVSSGPLLILTRFIKGLAAAFTAPTGLSIITTNFAEGPARNKALSIYTVFGAGGYSSGLLFGGLMTGVGWRWTFLLPVPIAVAALAAAWVLVPKDKPAEEGGHDILGAVFSTAAMLLLVYTVVTAPEVGWGSARTIVSFVAVIALFAAFLAVERRVAHPLVRLGILRKSSLVRASLAIVAVAGSYFSWQFIVTLYMQDTLGWSPLKLAMALLPVGLLVALSAVFSDKLVDRFGTGPIIAVTMVVMAVGYLLFLRLDTDPSYLTVILPAVLLIGIGWIGFPAINIQATNGIDDEEQGLAAGVLQTSMQVGAAIVLAVTTAIISSGGHSASPADMLDTYRPGLAFAGGVAIVGALVALLAFVPKRGKRPQAAAEPELELVG, from the coding sequence ATGACTTCACCGGCAACGCTTTCGGCCGCCGCCGCGACGGCGACCGATCCGACCAGATGGTCCGCACGGCTCTGGGGCATGCTGATCACTCTCTGCATCGTGTTGTTCCTCGACGGCCTCGACGTTTCGATGATCGGTGTCGCGCTGCCGTCCATCGGCGCCGAACTCGATCTGTCCACCTCGACCCTGCAGTGGCTGGTCAGCGGCTACGTGCTCGGTTACGGCGGCCTGCTGCTGCTCGGCGGACGCACCGCCGATCTGCTCGGGCGGCGCAAGGTCTTCCTCATCGCGCTGGCGGTCTTCGCCCTCGCCTCGCTCGCCGGCGCCCTGGTCAGCTCCGGTCCGCTGCTGATCCTGACCCGTTTCATCAAGGGCCTCGCCGCCGCGTTCACCGCGCCGACCGGTCTGTCGATCATCACCACCAACTTCGCCGAGGGCCCCGCCCGCAACAAGGCGCTGTCCATCTACACCGTGTTCGGCGCGGGCGGTTACTCCTCCGGCCTGCTGTTCGGCGGGCTGATGACCGGCGTCGGCTGGCGCTGGACCTTCCTGCTCCCGGTGCCGATCGCGGTGGCCGCGCTGGCCGCGGCGTGGGTGCTGGTGCCCAAGGACAAGCCCGCCGAAGAGGGCGGCCACGACATCCTCGGCGCCGTGTTCTCCACCGCCGCCATGCTGCTGCTGGTCTACACGGTGGTCACCGCTCCCGAGGTGGGTTGGGGTTCGGCGCGCACCATCGTTTCGTTCGTCGCGGTGATCGCGTTGTTCGCGGCCTTCCTCGCCGTCGAGCGGCGGGTCGCGCACCCGCTGGTCCGCCTCGGCATCCTGCGCAAATCGTCGCTGGTCCGCGCCAGCCTCGCCATCGTGGCGGTCGCGGGGTCGTACTTCAGCTGGCAGTTCATCGTGACCCTGTACATGCAGGACACCCTCGGCTGGTCGCCGTTGAAGCTGGCTATGGCCCTGCTGCCGGTCGGTCTGCTCGTCGCGCTCTCGGCGGTGTTCTCCGACAAGCTGGTCGACCGCTTCGGCACCGGCCCGATCATCGCCGTGACCATGGTCGTGATGGCCGTCGGCTACCTGCTGTTCCTGCGGCTGGACACCGACCCGTCCTACCTGACGGTGATCCTGCCCGCGGTGCTGCTGATCGGCATCGGCTGGATCGGCTTCCCCGCCATCAACATCCAGGCCACCAACGGCATCGATGACGAGGAGCAGGGTCTGGCCGCGGGCGTTCTGCAGACCTCCATGCAGGTCGGCGCGGCCATCGTGCTCGCGGTGACCACCGCGATCATCTCCTCCGGCGGGCACAGCGCCTCGCCCGCGGACATGCTCGACACCTACCGTCCCGGTTTGGCATTCGCGGGCGGTGTCGCCATCGTCGGCGCGCTGGTCGCCCTGCTGGCCTTCGTGCCGAAGCGCGGCAAGCGGCCCCAGGCTGCCGCCGAACCGGAACTCGAGCTCGTCGGCTGA